In the genome of Sphingopyxis sp. YF1, the window TCAAGAAAGGAATTCTCCCATGGCCCACGCCTATATCGTAGACGCCGTCCGCACCGCCGGTGGCCGCCGCGGCGGCAAGCTCGCCGGCGTCCACCCCGTCGACCTAGGCGCCGCGGTGTTCGACGCGATCGCCGACCGCAACGATTTCGACACCTCGAAGATCGACGACGTCATCACCGGCTGCGTCAGCCAGGGCGGCGAGCAGACGATGGATCTCGGCCGCAACGCCGTACTCGCATCGAAGCTGCCCGACAGCATCCCCGCGGTGACGATCGATCGCCAGTGCGGATCGTCGCAGCAGGCGATGATGTTCGCCGCGCAGGCGGTGATGTCGGGAACGCAGGACATGGTGCTCGCGAGCGGCATCGAGAGCATGACGCGCGTCCCGATGGGCAGCGTCGCGACGCTGTTCATGAAGGAAGGCCTCGGCAATTACAAATCGCCGCGGCTCGAGGAAAAATATCCCGGCATCATGTTCAGCCAGTTCATGGGCGCCGAGATGATCGTCAAGAAGCACGGCTTCACCAAGGACGACCTCGACGCCTTCGCGCTCGAAAGCCATCGCCGCGCCAGGGCCGCAACCGAGGCCGGGCTGTTCCAGCGCGAAATCGTGCCCGTCGCGATCGAGACCGCCGAAGGGTCGCAGCTCCACACCGTCGACGAAGGCATCCGTTTCGACGCGACGCTCGAAGGCATCGCG includes:
- a CDS encoding acetyl-CoA C-acetyltransferase: MAHAYIVDAVRTAGGRRGGKLAGVHPVDLGAAVFDAIADRNDFDTSKIDDVITGCVSQGGEQTMDLGRNAVLASKLPDSIPAVTIDRQCGSSQQAMMFAAQAVMSGTQDMVLASGIESMTRVPMGSVATLFMKEGLGNYKSPRLEEKYPGIMFSQFMGAEMIVKKHGFTKDDLDAFALESHRRARAATEAGLFQREIVPVAIETAEGSQLHTVDEGIRFDATLEGIAGVKILQEGGSITAASSSQICDGASAALIVSEQALKDHGLTPRARIHHISVTAGDPIIMLEEPLFATEKALKKAGLSIADIDAYEVNEAFAPVPLAWLKYLGADHGRLNVHGGAIALGHPLGASGTKLMATLLGVLDARGGKYGLQTMCEGGGQANVTIIERL